One window from the genome of Spiractinospora alimapuensis encodes:
- the dinB gene encoding DNA polymerase IV, whose translation MSRRQLERGVPQRGMVGADGVVPLPATVDASQSHVLHVDMDAFFAAVEELDHPEARGRPLIVGHPGPRGVVSSANYQARAYGVHSAMPMVRALRACPDAVVIPPDHRKYAQASEAVMDILGAVTPQVEALSLDEAFLDVGGARLRMGDPVHIAEFIRGRISSEQRLTCSVGVGPTKFVAKLASTVCKPDGLLYVPADRVLDFLHPLPVGAMWGVGEKTESALHRLGLRTIGDVATRVSDEVLRDQLGVASGNHLAALARGEDPRKVVPGSDTAERSISAEETFAQDTADAATINRELLRLSEKVARRTRAEGLVARTVTVKLRRADFTTITRSHTLDEGTALAREIYTEVRHMYAAAGMERVRLRLVGVRVSGLVDAESQPRQMTLEEDPGDAWNAAERAMDQVVKRFGADSIRPAALKPPDDSSRHDR comes from the coding sequence ATGAGCCGACGTCAGTTGGAACGTGGGGTGCCGCAACGCGGCATGGTGGGTGCGGACGGCGTCGTCCCGCTGCCCGCCACCGTGGACGCGAGCCAGAGCCACGTCCTGCACGTCGACATGGACGCCTTCTTCGCGGCGGTCGAGGAGCTCGACCACCCCGAGGCCCGGGGCCGGCCCCTGATCGTCGGTCATCCGGGTCCTCGTGGGGTGGTGTCCTCCGCGAACTACCAGGCCCGGGCCTACGGAGTCCACTCGGCCATGCCGATGGTGCGGGCGCTGCGCGCCTGCCCCGACGCCGTGGTCATCCCCCCGGACCACCGCAAGTACGCACAGGCCTCCGAGGCGGTCATGGACATCCTGGGCGCCGTCACACCCCAGGTGGAGGCCCTCTCGCTCGATGAGGCGTTCCTCGACGTGGGCGGTGCGCGACTGCGCATGGGCGACCCGGTCCACATCGCGGAGTTCATTCGCGGCAGGATCAGCTCCGAACAGCGCCTCACGTGTTCGGTCGGGGTGGGCCCCACCAAGTTCGTCGCCAAGCTGGCCTCCACGGTCTGCAAACCGGACGGTCTGTTGTACGTGCCCGCGGACCGTGTCCTGGACTTCCTGCACCCGTTGCCCGTCGGGGCAATGTGGGGGGTGGGGGAGAAGACCGAGTCGGCGTTGCACCGGCTTGGGCTGCGCACGATCGGCGACGTCGCGACACGCGTCTCCGACGAGGTGCTGCGCGACCAGTTGGGCGTCGCCTCGGGTAACCACCTGGCGGCGCTGGCCCGGGGAGAAGACCCCCGAAAGGTCGTCCCCGGCTCCGACACCGCGGAGCGCAGCATCAGCGCCGAGGAGACCTTCGCCCAGGACACGGCGGACGCCGCCACCATCAACCGGGAACTCCTGCGGCTGTCGGAGAAGGTGGCGCGCCGAACCCGTGCCGAGGGCCTCGTCGCCCGCACCGTCACCGTGAAACTGCGCCGCGCCGACTTCACGACCATCACCCGGTCACACACCCTGGACGAGGGCACCGCGCTCGCCCGGGAGATCTACACCGAGGTACGCCACATGTACGCCGCCGCGGGAATGGAACGTGTCCGTTTGCGGTTAGTGGGAGTACGCGTCAGCGGCCTGGTAGACGCCGAGAGCCAACCACGGCAGATGACGTTGGAGGAGGACCCGGGCGACGCCTGGAACGCCGCCGAACGGGCGATGGACCAGGTCGTCAAGCGCTTCGGTGCCGACTCGATCCGCCCCGCGGCACTCAAACCCCCCGACGACTCCTCACGGCACGATCGCTAG
- a CDS encoding methyltransferase domain-containing protein, whose translation MSQDPVDRGTAHTGTHGTDTLWASLRAVLDRQPDPAPLEVLDVGGGTGGSAVRLAELGHRVTVVDPSPDSLAALERRADETGVEVRGLQGDAADLERLVEPGSVHLVLLHTVLEHVEDPAAVLTAVSRCVRPRGAVSVLATNALAAVLHRALAGDPDGALHVLRSPQGRSGAHDPVPRRFTGAELLRLVEGTGLRADAPAGVRVFTDLVPGRLFDTGEASAQTLAELEREASAHPTLSGIATQIHVLGWRTA comes from the coding sequence TTGTCGCAGGACCCGGTCGACAGAGGAACCGCCCACACGGGCACGCACGGCACCGACACGCTGTGGGCGTCCCTGCGTGCGGTGCTGGACCGCCAACCGGACCCCGCGCCGCTCGAGGTGCTGGACGTGGGCGGGGGAACCGGCGGGTCCGCCGTCCGGCTCGCGGAGCTGGGGCACCGGGTCACCGTCGTGGACCCCAGTCCCGACTCCCTCGCCGCGCTGGAACGACGCGCCGACGAGACCGGTGTGGAGGTCCGCGGACTCCAGGGGGACGCGGCCGACCTCGAGCGACTCGTCGAGCCCGGCAGCGTCCACCTGGTCCTGCTCCACACCGTCCTGGAACACGTCGAGGACCCCGCCGCGGTGCTCACGGCGGTGAGTCGCTGCGTGCGGCCACGCGGCGCCGTAAGCGTCCTCGCCACGAACGCGCTCGCGGCCGTCCTGCACCGGGCCCTGGCCGGTGACCCCGACGGGGCCCTGCACGTGCTGCGATCGCCCCAGGGCCGCTCCGGAGCGCACGATCCCGTTCCCAGGAGGTTCACCGGCGCGGAACTCCTGCGTCTGGTCGAGGGGACCGGCCTGCGCGCTGACGCGCCGGCCGGGGTCCGGGTATTCACCGACCTGGTGCCCGGGCGCCTGTTCGACACCGGCGAGGCGAGCGCGCAGACACTGGCGGAGCTAGAACGCGAGGCCTCGGCACACCCGACACTGTCCGGAATCGCCACACAGATCCACGTCCTGGGGTGGCGCACCGCCTGA
- the nusB gene encoding transcription antitermination factor NusB has protein sequence MNGSRHKARLRTIEVLYEAEVRGVDVADVVKRRRAQTSPPINDFTEDLATEIDLHRDRLDALIAQFAIGWTVDRMPIVDRNILRMGIYEMLGVEDVPDGVAVAEAVAAARDLSSDDAPGFVNGLLSRVLEHKETLTL, from the coding sequence GTGAACGGTTCCAGACACAAAGCCCGGCTGCGCACGATCGAGGTGTTGTACGAGGCGGAGGTGCGCGGGGTCGACGTCGCCGACGTGGTGAAACGGCGCCGCGCCCAGACCAGCCCGCCCATCAACGACTTCACCGAGGACCTCGCGACCGAGATCGACCTCCACCGTGACCGGCTGGACGCGTTGATCGCCCAGTTCGCCATCGGGTGGACCGTTGACCGGATGCCGATCGTGGACCGCAACATCCTGCGGATGGGGATCTATGAGATGCTCGGCGTCGAGGACGTTCCCGACGGAGTCGCGGTCGCCGAGGCGGTCGCGGCCGCCCGCGACCTGTCCAGTGACGACGCCCCTGGCTTCGTCAACGGCCTGCTCTCACGGGTGCTCGAGCACAAGGAGACCCTGACGCTCTGA
- the efp gene encoding elongation factor P, which yields MASTNDLKNGIVLRLDGGELWSVVEFQHVKPGKGGAFVRTKLKNVTSGKVVDKTFNAGIKVDVANVDRRDMQYLYFDGVSYVFMDTQTYEQLEVPANVVGSNADYLLESSIATVATNDGNPLYVELPAAVDLTISETEPGLQGDRSTGGTKPATLETGAVIQVPLFVTTGERVKVDTRSGDYLSRVN from the coding sequence GTGGCCTCGACCAACGATCTCAAGAACGGCATTGTGCTGAGACTCGACGGCGGCGAGCTCTGGAGCGTCGTGGAGTTCCAGCACGTCAAGCCGGGCAAGGGTGGCGCGTTCGTGCGTACCAAGCTCAAGAACGTCACCTCGGGCAAGGTCGTGGACAAGACCTTCAACGCCGGCATCAAGGTGGATGTCGCCAACGTTGACCGTCGCGACATGCAGTACCTCTACTTCGACGGCGTCTCCTACGTCTTCATGGACACCCAGACCTACGAGCAGCTCGAGGTCCCCGCCAACGTGGTCGGTAGCAACGCCGACTACCTGCTGGAGAGCTCCATCGCCACGGTGGCGACGAACGACGGCAACCCGCTCTACGTCGAGCTGCCGGCCGCCGTCGACCTCACGATCAGCGAGACCGAGCCCGGGCTGCAGGGCGACCGCTCCACCGGCGGCACCAAGCCCGCCACGCTGGAGACCGGGGCCGTCATCCAGGTTCCCCTGTTCGTGACCACCGGCGAGCGCGTGAAGGTCGACACCCGCAGCGGTGACTATCTGAGCCGCGTCAACTAG
- the aroB gene encoding 3-dehydroquinate synthase, which produces MSPTRITVGANGTERPYDVVVGRGILGEVAPCVGPTPRRVGVVHPEGLEELARRVRAALADAGHEVLALPVPAGEAAKHVDVASGLWAQLGQAGFTRADVVVGVGGGAVTDLAGFVAATWLRGVDVVHVPTTLLAMVDAAVGGKTGINTAEGKNLVGSFHPPAAVVCDLDVLDSLPRQDYIGGLAEVIKAGFIADPVILDLVERDADVAARPDGAHTRELVERAVTVKAEVVSGDLRESGRREILNYGHTLAHAVEKVEDYRFRHGHAVAIGMVYAAELARRDGRIDQELVDRHRDILRAVGLPTSYDVDSWPALRDAMRVDKKNRGAVRRFVVLDDLARPGTLTDPPEDLLSAAYGDVSA; this is translated from the coding sequence ATGAGCCCCACCCGGATCACCGTCGGCGCCAACGGGACCGAGCGCCCCTACGACGTCGTCGTGGGGCGGGGGATCCTCGGTGAGGTCGCGCCCTGTGTTGGCCCGACCCCCCGACGGGTGGGCGTCGTCCACCCCGAGGGCCTCGAGGAGCTCGCCCGGCGCGTCCGCGCCGCGTTGGCCGACGCCGGACACGAGGTCCTCGCCCTGCCGGTTCCGGCCGGTGAGGCCGCGAAACACGTCGACGTCGCCTCCGGCCTGTGGGCACAGTTGGGGCAGGCCGGCTTCACCCGCGCCGACGTCGTCGTGGGCGTCGGCGGCGGCGCCGTCACCGACCTCGCCGGCTTCGTCGCCGCCACGTGGCTGCGTGGCGTCGACGTCGTCCACGTACCCACCACGCTTCTCGCCATGGTCGACGCGGCGGTGGGCGGGAAGACCGGCATCAACACGGCCGAGGGCAAGAACCTCGTCGGTTCCTTCCACCCACCGGCCGCGGTGGTCTGCGATCTCGACGTCCTGGACTCGCTTCCCCGTCAGGACTACATCGGCGGACTCGCCGAGGTGATCAAGGCCGGGTTCATCGCCGACCCCGTCATCCTCGACCTGGTCGAGCGCGACGCCGACGTCGCCGCCCGGCCCGACGGTGCGCACACCCGGGAGCTGGTGGAGCGGGCCGTCACGGTGAAGGCCGAGGTCGTCTCCGGTGACCTGCGGGAAAGCGGGCGGCGGGAGATCCTCAACTACGGCCACACGCTCGCGCACGCCGTGGAGAAAGTCGAGGACTACCGGTTCCGACACGGCCACGCCGTCGCCATCGGTATGGTCTACGCGGCCGAACTGGCGCGACGCGACGGTCGGATCGACCAGGAGCTCGTGGACCGACACCGGGATATCCTGCGCGCTGTGGGCCTTCCCACCAGCTACGACGTCGACTCCTGGCCCGCCCTGCGCGACGCGATGCGGGTGGACAAGAAGAACCGCGGCGCGGTGCGACGCTTCGTGGTGCTGGACGACCTCGCCCGCCCGGGAACACTGACCGACCCGCCGGAGGACCTGCTGAGCGCCGCGTACGGCGACGTCAGCGCCTGA
- a CDS encoding shikimate kinase — MDESAHSAPKAVIIGPPGAGKSTIGTLLAERLDVDFVDIDIVVEHRAGKPIGDIFLDEGEEEFRRLERAAVADALREASGVVALGGGSVLDERTRADLAAHAVVYLQVDFADAVKRVGLNQARPLLAGNPRARLKALLEERLPIYEGLATATVNTTGYHPEEIVDEILAALGNHTAGSR, encoded by the coding sequence ATGGACGAGAGCGCACACTCCGCACCCAAAGCGGTGATCATCGGACCGCCCGGCGCCGGTAAGAGCACCATCGGCACCCTGCTGGCCGAGCGGCTCGACGTGGACTTCGTCGACATCGACATCGTCGTGGAGCACCGGGCGGGCAAACCCATCGGCGACATCTTCCTCGACGAGGGCGAAGAGGAGTTCCGGCGGCTCGAGCGCGCCGCCGTGGCCGACGCCCTGCGCGAGGCGTCCGGCGTCGTCGCCCTGGGTGGCGGATCCGTGCTCGACGAGCGGACCCGGGCCGATCTCGCCGCGCACGCGGTGGTCTACCTCCAGGTGGACTTCGCCGACGCGGTGAAGCGGGTCGGACTCAACCAGGCGAGGCCGCTCCTCGCCGGCAACCCACGTGCCCGCCTCAAAGCGCTGTTGGAGGAACGTCTCCCCATCTACGAGGGCCTCGCCACCGCGACCGTCAACACCACGGGATACCACCCCGAGGAGATCGTCGACGAGATCCTGGCCGCCCTGGGAAACCACACGGCGGGGTCCCGATGA
- the aroC gene encoding chorismate synthase has translation MLRWLTAGESHGPALVATLEGLPAGVSVTSDDIATALQRRRAGYGRGARMKFERDQVRVIGGLRHGSTLGSPVAVEVANSEWPKWETVMSADPVPDDELEGLARNAPLTRPRPGHADLAGMQKYGHSEARPILERASARETAARVAIGEVARQFCRQALDVEILSHVVAMGGVSVPEGTLPGRDDLPRVDADPVRCADPDTSARMVAEVDDTKKTGDTLGGVVEVVAYGLPPGLGSHVHWDRRLDARLAGALMGIQAMKGVEIGDGFATATRRGSAAHDEIEPGESGLRRRTNRAGGVEGGMSTGDPLRVRVAMKPIATVPRALDTVDVVTGEATQAHHQRSDVTAVPAAGVVAEAMVALVLAEAVLEKFGGDSLAEVRRNARAYLDTLEIR, from the coding sequence ATGCTGCGTTGGCTGACCGCGGGCGAATCACACGGACCCGCACTCGTCGCGACCCTGGAGGGACTACCGGCCGGTGTGTCGGTGACCTCCGACGACATCGCCACGGCGCTCCAGCGCCGGCGTGCCGGGTACGGCCGCGGCGCCCGGATGAAGTTCGAGCGGGACCAGGTGCGGGTCATCGGGGGTCTCCGACACGGAAGCACCCTGGGCTCGCCCGTCGCCGTCGAGGTGGCCAACAGCGAGTGGCCCAAGTGGGAGACGGTCATGTCCGCCGACCCCGTCCCCGACGACGAACTGGAGGGGCTGGCCCGAAACGCGCCCCTCACCCGTCCCCGCCCCGGTCACGCCGACCTCGCCGGCATGCAGAAGTACGGCCACTCCGAGGCACGCCCGATCCTGGAGCGCGCCAGCGCCCGCGAGACGGCCGCGCGGGTCGCCATCGGGGAGGTCGCACGCCAGTTCTGCCGCCAGGCCCTGGACGTGGAGATCCTCAGCCACGTCGTGGCGATGGGCGGGGTCTCCGTGCCCGAGGGCACGCTGCCGGGGCGCGATGACCTGCCCCGTGTCGACGCCGACCCGGTGCGCTGCGCCGACCCCGACACCAGCGCCCGCATGGTGGCCGAGGTGGACGACACCAAGAAGACCGGCGACACCCTCGGCGGTGTGGTCGAGGTCGTCGCCTACGGACTCCCACCAGGTCTCGGCAGCCACGTGCACTGGGACCGGCGCCTGGACGCCCGGCTCGCGGGAGCGCTCATGGGAATCCAGGCGATGAAGGGTGTCGAGATCGGCGACGGCTTCGCCACGGCGACCCGACGCGGATCCGCCGCCCACGACGAGATCGAGCCCGGGGAGTCCGGCCTGCGGCGCCGCACCAACCGCGCCGGGGGAGTCGAGGGCGGCATGTCCACCGGCGACCCCCTACGGGTCCGGGTCGCGATGAAGCCGATCGCCACCGTGCCCCGCGCCCTGGACACCGTGGACGTCGTCACCGGCGAGGCCACGCAGGCGCACCACCAGCGCAGTGACGTCACGGCGGTGCCGGCCGCGGGCGTCGTCGCCGAGGCCATGGTCGCCCTCGTGCTCGCCGAGGCGGTCCTGGAGAAGTTCGGCGGGGACTCACTCGCGGAGGTCCGGCGCAACGCACGTGCCTACCTCGACACACTGGAGATCCGCTGA
- a CDS encoding prepilin peptidase, whose translation MGAELASVGVVAALGGLLGLWLAPVTGMFVPYPDEETVVPPPPQCPTCGTIVPWSRWSPVPPRLFSRAPCPHCHHRARGDVLVPLLLAATFAALAVRFDVGFELVAFGFLAAVLVPVAVIDARVHRLPDRLVLPAYPVAFLLLGLAALWGGPEPLLGAGAGLVGLTAIYGLVGLLFGRGIGGGDIKIVGLLGAYLGWTGIINIVVAFYLWSFLSAGYGVAAATYRWRVRPEPTGWRVALREARGTVVPLGPFMAVGTLGAVIAGPWTARTLSALLP comes from the coding sequence ATGGGGGCGGAGTTGGCGAGCGTCGGGGTGGTGGCGGCGCTGGGCGGACTCCTCGGGCTGTGGCTGGCCCCCGTCACCGGCATGTTCGTCCCCTACCCGGACGAGGAGACGGTGGTCCCGCCCCCACCGCAGTGCCCCACCTGCGGCACCATCGTCCCCTGGTCGCGATGGTCGCCCGTTCCGCCTCGGCTGTTCTCCCGAGCGCCCTGTCCGCACTGTCACCACCGAGCGCGGGGCGACGTCCTGGTCCCGCTCCTGCTCGCCGCGACGTTCGCCGCCCTGGCGGTCCGGTTCGACGTCGGCTTCGAGCTCGTGGCCTTCGGCTTCCTCGCCGCGGTCCTCGTCCCCGTCGCCGTCATCGACGCCCGGGTCCATCGTCTCCCGGACCGCCTCGTACTCCCGGCCTACCCGGTCGCGTTCCTGCTCCTCGGCCTCGCCGCGCTGTGGGGCGGCCCCGAGCCGCTGCTGGGCGCCGGAGCCGGGCTCGTCGGTCTGACCGCGATCTATGGCCTGGTCGGTCTGCTCTTCGGCCGGGGGATAGGTGGTGGCGACATCAAGATCGTGGGCCTTCTCGGTGCCTACCTGGGCTGGACCGGAATCATCAACATCGTCGTCGCGTTCTATCTGTGGAGTTTTCTCTCCGCCGGGTACGGCGTCGCCGCCGCGACCTATCGTTGGCGGGTGCGACCCGAGCCGACCGGGTGGCGGGTCGCGCTGCGCGAGGCCCGCGGCACGGTGGTCCCGCTCGGACCGTTCATGGCGGTCGGTACGCTCGGAGCTGTTATCGCGGGCCCTTGGACCGCGCGGACGCTCTCCGCACTGCTCCCCTGA
- a CDS encoding MarR family winged helix-turn-helix transcriptional regulator, whose translation MSSKLADESVLEFIFEVKSMIAELNPVLTRTFKELGLTCVQADALMALERLGPVTLKELATHLVAESGHPSRLIGRLDAEGLVTRAASPQDGRAVLITLTARGADLAAAARAARAPLLAEFAERFTEGRLDDATTLVREVRNQLEGH comes from the coding sequence ATGTCATCTAAATTGGCCGACGAATCCGTGCTCGAGTTCATCTTCGAGGTGAAGAGCATGATCGCCGAGCTCAACCCCGTCCTCACCCGGACGTTCAAAGAACTGGGACTCACCTGTGTCCAGGCGGACGCGTTGATGGCCCTGGAACGGCTGGGGCCGGTCACGCTCAAGGAACTCGCCACACACCTCGTCGCCGAATCCGGCCACCCGAGCCGACTCATCGGCCGGCTCGACGCCGAGGGCCTGGTCACACGCGCCGCCTCGCCCCAGGACGGCCGAGCTGTCCTCATCACGCTCACCGCACGAGGAGCGGACCTCGCCGCCGCGGCCCGCGCCGCCCGTGCGCCCCTGCTGGCCGAGTTCGCGGAGCGGTTCACCGAAGGACGACTCGACGACGCCACGACCCTCGTCCGCGAGGTCCGGAACCAACTCGAGGGACACTGA
- a CDS encoding quinone oxidoreductase family protein translates to MRHTRRSARVTRFGAPETTLSNEPTNPRRIGHRARIRVTHASVGVTDVLARDGRYLLKPRTGFVPGYDFVGVLEELAPGASPNGLSPGQRVAGVLPRMGAHATEVRVNPALLAAVPDGLDSEVAATLPLDALTAYHALDQGPAGATQVLVQGAGGAVGSLAVQLARERGLAVFGTASARTGHTAESHGARVFDYRDPAWLDALSAELDGGVDLAIDHTGGTRVRRVVARHGRVVRTAFGDASALPRATTALRSLGTVARHLARPTERICSVPLWAMARPSEVGRTLDALLERCAHGRLSPPSPRVVPFTAYDEAVGLTRDQAPGTKVVLRMPPG, encoded by the coding sequence GTGCGTCACACACGACGCTCCGCCCGCGTCACCCGGTTCGGCGCCCCCGAGACCACTCTGTCGAACGAACCGACGAATCCACGTCGAATCGGACACCGTGCGCGGATCCGCGTCACCCACGCCTCCGTGGGCGTCACCGACGTCCTGGCCCGCGACGGGCGCTACCTCCTGAAGCCGAGGACGGGGTTCGTTCCCGGGTACGACTTCGTCGGAGTGCTCGAGGAGCTCGCTCCGGGGGCCAGCCCCAATGGGCTCTCCCCCGGCCAGCGTGTCGCCGGAGTCCTGCCGCGAATGGGGGCCCACGCCACGGAGGTTCGAGTGAACCCCGCACTCCTCGCCGCCGTTCCCGACGGGCTCGACTCGGAGGTCGCCGCCACACTGCCGCTCGACGCGCTCACCGCGTACCACGCGCTTGACCAGGGCCCCGCCGGCGCCACTCAGGTGCTGGTCCAGGGCGCGGGGGGCGCGGTGGGGAGCCTCGCCGTCCAGCTCGCGCGCGAGCGCGGCCTCGCCGTGTTCGGTACCGCGTCCGCCCGGACCGGGCACACGGCCGAGAGCCACGGCGCCCGGGTGTTCGACTACCGCGACCCCGCGTGGCTGGACGCCTTGTCGGCCGAGCTCGACGGCGGTGTCGACCTCGCGATCGACCACACGGGCGGCACGCGGGTGCGTCGGGTGGTCGCGCGGCACGGACGTGTCGTACGGACCGCGTTCGGCGACGCGTCCGCGCTTCCACGCGCCACGACCGCGCTCCGTAGCCTGGGAACGGTCGCGCGACACCTCGCCCGACCCACGGAGCGGATCTGCTCCGTCCCACTGTGGGCGATGGCGCGTCCGTCCGAGGTTGGGCGCACCTTGGACGCACTGTTGGAGCGGTGCGCCCACGGACGGTTGTCGCCCCCCAGCCCACGAGTCGTGCCGTTCACCGCGTACGACGAGGCCGTCGGACTGACCCGGGATCAGGCACCCGGCACCAAGGTCGTGCTGCGGATGCCACCGGGGTGA
- a CDS encoding SseB family protein, with translation MTATGPQIIGARRFTGDTGAVDPTLRAALHSFAKRTATDRDVLAVLGGVRLLIPVVALASETETDANGRTREKRSDVALPIMVGADGRRGVLAFTCVDAMQRWRRDARPVPAYVEEACQAALDEGADALVIDVAGPVTYAVEDYFLRAFAQDGSVPEAKADPQVLATIYRVTQAETDIDRVRVLDSDRADLGVRLELHRRDDAMVRRIAEELRGHLRPMLPSGVELSAVVRAQADQG, from the coding sequence GTGACGGCCACAGGACCTCAGATCATCGGAGCGCGGCGATTCACCGGCGACACCGGAGCGGTCGATCCCACGCTGCGGGCAGCGTTGCACTCCTTCGCCAAGCGCACCGCGACCGACCGTGACGTGCTCGCGGTCCTCGGCGGTGTGCGCTTGCTGATCCCCGTCGTCGCCCTGGCTTCGGAGACCGAGACCGACGCCAACGGTCGCACCCGGGAGAAGCGCAGCGACGTCGCCCTGCCCATCATGGTCGGTGCGGACGGCCGCCGTGGTGTGCTCGCCTTCACCTGCGTGGACGCCATGCAACGCTGGCGTCGCGACGCCCGCCCCGTCCCCGCCTACGTGGAGGAGGCCTGCCAGGCGGCGCTCGACGAAGGCGCGGACGCTCTCGTCATCGACGTCGCCGGTCCCGTGACCTACGCGGTGGAGGACTACTTCCTGCGCGCCTTCGCCCAGGACGGCAGTGTCCCCGAGGCCAAGGCCGACCCACAGGTTCTCGCCACCATCTACCGCGTCACCCAGGCCGAGACCGACATCGATCGCGTCCGTGTCCTGGACTCCGACCGCGCCGACCTGGGGGTCCGTCTGGAACTCCACCGCCGTGACGACGCCATGGTCCGCAGGATCGCCGAGGAGCTCCGCGGGCACCTGCGGCCCATGCTGCCCAGCGGCGTCGAGCTCAGCGCGGTCGTCCGCGCCCAAGCCGACCAGGGTTGA
- a CDS encoding MarR family winged helix-turn-helix transcriptional regulator: MNVVGWLDPEEQHVWRTYLAVTSKLDERLDRALRKESGITLVEYGLLVHLSEAPERRLRMSLLADAVLVSKSRLSHQVARLERDGYVRRETCGEDRRGSWAVLTDKGLEAVRSAAPGHVSDVRRYFFDHLTPDDLKELRDTLDRLNRGLDD, encoded by the coding sequence ATGAACGTGGTGGGGTGGCTCGACCCCGAAGAACAGCACGTCTGGCGTACCTACCTCGCCGTGACGTCCAAGCTCGACGAGCGTCTGGACCGCGCGCTGCGCAAGGAGAGCGGGATCACGCTCGTGGAGTACGGGCTGCTGGTCCACCTGTCCGAGGCGCCGGAGCGGCGACTGCGGATGAGTCTGCTCGCCGACGCCGTCCTGGTGTCCAAGAGTCGTCTCTCACACCAGGTCGCCCGACTGGAGCGGGACGGGTACGTGCGCCGGGAGACCTGCGGGGAGGACCGGCGTGGGTCGTGGGCGGTGCTCACCGACAAGGGGCTCGAGGCCGTCCGCTCCGCGGCGCCGGGGCACGTCTCCGACGTTCGGCGCTACTTCTTCGACCACCTCACGCCCGACGACCTCAAGGAACTGCGCGACACCCTCGACCGGCTGAACCGAGGGCTCGACGACTGA
- a CDS encoding YceI family protein, which produces MSDVQIKPGTWTIDPDHTEIAFTVRHMMVSKVRGRFDKFSSTMRIDEDPAKSSVEATIDASSIDTGQEDRDNHIRSADFFEVDKHPSFLFKSTGIRPAGDDFVLTGDLTIKGNTRPVELKLEFNGTTVDPYGNDRAGFHAETEIERSEFGVDIKMPMDGGGVVVGERIKIEIDAEYTRQQ; this is translated from the coding sequence ATGAGCGACGTCCAGATCAAACCCGGAACGTGGACCATCGACCCGGACCACACCGAGATCGCGTTCACCGTGCGGCACATGATGGTGAGCAAGGTCCGGGGACGGTTCGACAAGTTCTCGTCCACGATGCGCATCGACGAGGACCCAGCGAAGTCCTCGGTCGAGGCGACCATCGACGCCTCGTCGATCGACACCGGGCAGGAGGATCGGGACAACCACATCCGGTCCGCCGACTTCTTCGAGGTCGACAAGCACCCGTCGTTCCTGTTCAAGTCGACCGGGATCCGGCCGGCCGGCGACGACTTCGTTCTCACCGGTGACCTCACGATCAAGGGCAACACGCGACCGGTCGAGTTGAAGCTGGAGTTCAACGGGACCACCGTCGACCCCTACGGCAACGACCGCGCCGGTTTCCACGCCGAGACCGAGATCGAGCGCAGCGAGTTCGGCGTCGACATCAAGATGCCGATGGACGGCGGCGGGGTCGTCGTCGGCGAGCGCATCAAGATCGAGATCGACGCGGAGTACACGCGCCAGCAGTGA